From the Nodularia sp. NIES-3585 genome, one window contains:
- a CDS encoding Fur family transcriptional regulator codes for MQNQSLSTKPIRSLEDALERCQLLGMRVSRQRRFILELLWQANEHLCAREIYDRLSQQGKDIGHTSVYQNLEALSTQGIIECIERCDGRLYGNISDSHSHVNCIDTNQLLDIHIELPEELLRQVEQKTGVRITEYSINFYGYRNPPEKP; via the coding sequence ATGCAAAATCAATCCCTATCTACAAAACCCATTCGTTCCCTAGAAGATGCCCTGGAGCGGTGTCAACTGCTAGGTATGCGCGTCAGCCGCCAGCGGCGCTTTATTTTAGAACTACTGTGGCAAGCCAATGAACATCTTTGTGCTAGAGAAATTTATGATCGCCTCAGCCAGCAAGGTAAAGATATTGGTCATACTTCTGTTTATCAAAATTTAGAAGCCTTATCAACTCAGGGCATCATTGAGTGTATTGAACGCTGTGACGGGCGTTTATACGGCAACATCAGTGATTCCCATAGTCACGTCAACTGTATTGACACTAATCAACTGCTTGATATTCACATAGAATTACCAGAAGAATTGCTCCGTCAAGTGGAACAAAAAACAGGAGTGCGGATTACTGAATACAGTATTAACTTTTATGGTTACCGCAATCCCCCAGAAAAACCATAG
- a CDS encoding DUF3685 domain-containing protein → MSNRPLKLLLVDQDPIFRLGLRVALSALPDIEVVSEAETDTTALQILAELAQQDPNQVNLVVLELGNGRSISSQQQGLQLCQQLKIQYPKLPVLLLSSVQEPGLLLAIQAAGVNGYCSKGIPISQLVAAMEEVADGGSYWFPERQRVDTISNHPITPAPSLPLARVRKNWYLSGIGYIEATLAEVTAQLQTPGLPLIDRAVFAGQRRELLAARWLLTRLLVSPQERQEEQSISSTQKAPVIPSLSSAIVPLDLEKQVTSSPLLSPRSLQSDLFSLCVTKLQLSLQNVTDVALEIDIFREDKKRELLYLTLQKLSQKLDELRVPQITIAQLEDIKNSILYDLWQAVITDFFGKFYRVQVGKQNIEVVNLLLQNYRVVQTEIFNKIPLVVELFSYLVFQTDLHIDNTCYSAGSPEAKSQALIILENLLIQVANGVVQPLLNSLADVEEIKQNYYDRSLISTREIERFRNDLSWKYRLNKYINEPKAMFESSYELFVLAPRGIAKTSLYAPRGQELAQLSGIPLLVTLTLEFRDAIAPRLKSLLAIVGSGIVFLLTKIVGRGLGLIGRGILQGIGSVSQTEKNFKRNGERPK, encoded by the coding sequence ATGAGCAACAGACCTCTAAAATTATTATTAGTTGACCAAGACCCCATATTTCGGCTAGGACTACGGGTAGCATTGTCAGCGCTACCTGACATCGAAGTGGTATCAGAAGCAGAAACAGATACAACGGCTTTGCAGATTCTGGCAGAACTGGCTCAACAAGATCCTAATCAAGTAAATTTAGTAGTCTTAGAATTAGGCAATGGTCGCTCCATTTCCAGCCAGCAGCAAGGGTTACAACTCTGTCAACAACTAAAAATTCAATACCCTAAATTACCAGTTTTGCTACTTAGTTCTGTTCAAGAACCAGGATTACTCTTAGCAATTCAGGCTGCTGGCGTGAATGGCTACTGTTCTAAAGGTATTCCGATTTCCCAATTAGTTGCTGCGATGGAAGAAGTCGCAGATGGTGGTTCTTATTGGTTTCCCGAAAGGCAAAGGGTAGATACCATTTCTAATCACCCCATCACCCCAGCACCTAGCCTCCCCCTGGCTAGGGTGCGGAAAAATTGGTATCTGTCAGGAATTGGTTATATTGAAGCAACTTTAGCTGAAGTTACGGCGCAATTACAAACCCCTGGATTGCCATTAATAGATCGAGCCGTTTTCGCTGGACAACGACGAGAATTGTTAGCAGCTCGTTGGTTACTGACTCGGCTATTAGTTTCACCACAGGAAAGACAAGAAGAACAATCTATTTCTTCTACTCAGAAAGCGCCTGTAATCCCGTCCTTAAGTAGCGCCATTGTGCCATTAGATTTAGAAAAGCAAGTAACTTCGTCGCCTCTACTTAGCCCGCGATCGCTTCAATCTGATTTATTCTCATTATGTGTCACCAAATTACAATTATCTTTACAAAATGTCACAGATGTAGCTTTAGAAATTGACATTTTTCGTGAAGATAAAAAACGGGAATTACTGTATTTAACTCTGCAAAAACTGTCTCAGAAACTTGATGAATTGCGTGTCCCTCAAATTACAATTGCTCAACTAGAAGATATCAAAAACAGCATATTATATGATTTATGGCAAGCAGTAATTACAGATTTCTTTGGTAAATTTTATCGAGTGCAAGTAGGTAAGCAGAATATAGAAGTCGTTAATTTACTACTGCAAAATTATCGAGTTGTCCAAACAGAGATTTTCAATAAAATTCCCTTAGTTGTAGAATTATTTTCTTATTTAGTATTCCAGACAGATTTACACATTGATAATACTTGCTACTCAGCCGGTAGCCCTGAAGCTAAATCTCAGGCATTAATAATTTTAGAGAATTTATTAATTCAAGTAGCCAATGGTGTAGTGCAACCACTTCTGAATTCCTTAGCAGATGTCGAAGAAATTAAACAAAATTATTATGACCGCAGTTTAATTTCCACACGAGAAATAGAACGCTTTCGTAATGATTTGTCATGGAAATACCGTTTGAATAAATACATTAATGAGCCGAAAGCCATGTTTGAAAGTAGCTATGAGCTATTTGTATTAGCACCGAGAGGGATTGCCAAAACATCACTTTATGCTCCCCGTGGTCAGGAATTAGCACAGCTTTCTGGTATTCCCCTATTAGTCACATTAACACTAGAATTTCGAGATGCGATCGCACCGCGTTTAAAATCTTTATTAGCTATTGTCGGTAGCGGTATTGTTTTCCTGCTCACCAAAATAGTTGGTCGGGGTTTAGGTCTAATCGGTCGTGGTATCCTGCAAGGAATTGGCAGCGTATCCCAAACAGAAAAGAATTTTAAGCGCAATGGTGAGCGACCTAAATAA
- the cobD gene encoding threonine-phosphate decarboxylase CobD — MRQPIHGGNLVWAAALAGCSPEAIVDFSASISPLGPPNRAIAAIYSQVGNLRHYPDPAYSDLRLALGRFHQLPFEWILPGNGSAELLTLAGRELANLTATTLITPAFSDYYRTLTAYNAKILEFPLSLDGEWGVGSGEWGVGNGEWGVGNGEWGVGRNSSSSSSSALSPSASSGLLLNNPHNPTGKLFSREAILPYLEQYALVVVDEAFMDFVPPDAEQSLIGVVQEYPNLVVLRSLTKFYSLPGLRLGYAIAHPDRLSLWQSWRDPWPVNTLAAAAAVAAIQDKEFQELTWKWLAPTRNQLFQGLSSIPGLQPLEGAANFLLVESQQSVLQLQKKLLQHHQILIRDCLSFKELGDRFFRVAVRSESDNERLLTALSSTLIDDE; from the coding sequence ATGCGGCAACCAATTCACGGCGGAAATTTAGTTTGGGCAGCAGCACTAGCTGGTTGTTCACCTGAAGCTATTGTGGATTTTTCTGCCAGCATCAGTCCATTGGGGCCACCAAATAGGGCGATCGCAGCTATTTATTCTCAAGTTGGTAATCTTAGACACTATCCTGATCCAGCTTACAGTGACCTAAGACTTGCTCTAGGTCGCTTTCATCAACTGCCTTTTGAGTGGATTTTGCCGGGAAATGGTTCGGCAGAATTACTGACTTTAGCAGGTAGGGAATTAGCAAATTTAACCGCAACAACATTAATTACTCCAGCCTTTAGCGATTATTACCGCACCCTAACGGCATACAACGCTAAAATTCTGGAGTTTCCCCTTTCTTTGGATGGGGAATGGGGAGTGGGGAGTGGGGAGTGGGGAGTGGGGAATGGGGAGTGGGGAGTGGGGAATGGGGAATGGGGAGTGGGGAGAAATTCTTCTTCGTCTTCCTCATCTGCGTTATCTCCATCGGCAAGTTCGGGATTATTGCTGAATAATCCCCACAACCCAACGGGCAAGTTGTTCTCACGAGAGGCGATTTTGCCTTATTTGGAGCAGTACGCGTTGGTGGTGGTGGATGAGGCGTTTATGGATTTTGTGCCACCTGATGCGGAACAAAGCCTGATAGGGGTGGTGCAGGAATATCCAAATTTAGTAGTATTGCGATCGCTCACCAAATTTTACAGTCTGCCGGGACTGAGATTAGGATATGCGATCGCACACCCTGACCGTCTTTCTCTATGGCAATCATGGCGCGACCCCTGGCCTGTAAACACCCTAGCGGCGGCAGCAGCAGTTGCAGCCATCCAAGACAAAGAGTTTCAAGAACTTACCTGGAAATGGCTAGCACCGACACGAAACCAACTGTTTCAAGGTTTATCCTCAATTCCAGGTTTGCAACCTCTAGAAGGCGCTGCTAACTTCTTACTGGTGGAATCACAGCAATCGGTTTTGCAGTTACAAAAAAAATTACTCCAGCATCACCAGATTCTAATTCGTGATTGTCTCAGCTTTAAAGAATTAGGCGATCGCTTTTTCCGGGTTGCTGTCCGTTCTGAATCTGATAATGAACGCTTATTAACAGCATTATCTTCAACCTTGATTGATGACGAGTAA
- a CDS encoding HlyD family efflux transporter periplasmic adaptor subunit: protein MVPDSTAKGSAFFKPSSRQLIMLAVATSVAIASTTGYKFWQSQASQTTPTEQVSIPEIKTVTALGRLEPKGKVIKLSAPASSQGSRVEKLLVKEGDQVKAGEAIAILDNRDRLEGALQEAEAAVKVAQINLAKVREGAKVGEIQAQKAEMARIQAQTLGDETQQRETVTRLEVQWQGEKTAQQATIKKLEAELKNAQVELQRYQQLYSQGAISQSLFDTKGLNVDIITQQLSEARAILNRIDGTGRQQITEAQTVLARIQATGNQQANVASATLDRIAEVRPIDVAGAEAEIQRAIAVAKQAKANLDQAYVKSPKDGVIFDIHTRSGEMVSNDGIIEIGQTNQMYAVVEIYQSDVSKVQPQQRVRISSNSLSGELVGTVDWVGWKVQRQDIINSDPTENIDSRVVEAHVKLDEASSQKAAKFTNLQVKAVIEL, encoded by the coding sequence ATGGTACCTGATAGCACAGCTAAAGGTTCTGCATTCTTTAAGCCTAGCTCTCGCCAACTGATCATGTTGGCAGTAGCTACAAGTGTGGCGATCGCCAGCACAACAGGTTACAAATTTTGGCAATCACAAGCAAGTCAAACGACTCCGACCGAGCAGGTGAGCATACCTGAAATTAAAACGGTGACGGCTCTGGGGAGATTAGAACCCAAAGGCAAAGTGATTAAACTTTCCGCACCGGCATCGAGTCAAGGTAGTCGGGTAGAGAAGCTGTTGGTCAAGGAAGGAGATCAGGTGAAAGCTGGGGAGGCGATCGCTATTTTAGATAATCGCGATCGCTTAGAAGGAGCATTGCAAGAAGCCGAAGCAGCTGTGAAAGTAGCACAGATAAATTTGGCAAAAGTACGCGAAGGTGCAAAAGTAGGCGAAATTCAGGCGCAAAAAGCCGAGATGGCGCGTATCCAAGCACAGACTCTAGGAGATGAAACTCAGCAAAGAGAAACAGTAACCAGGTTAGAGGTACAGTGGCAAGGAGAGAAAACGGCACAACAGGCCACAATTAAGAAGCTAGAAGCCGAACTGAAAAATGCCCAAGTAGAATTACAACGCTATCAGCAGTTGTACTCCCAAGGAGCAATTTCCCAGTCTTTATTTGACACTAAGGGCTTGAATGTAGATATCATCACCCAGCAGTTGAGTGAAGCCAGAGCCATTCTCAACCGCATTGATGGCACTGGTCGGCAGCAAATTACCGAAGCTCAGACAGTGCTAGCTCGAATTCAAGCAACTGGCAATCAACAAGCCAATGTCGCCTCGGCTACCTTAGACCGCATCGCCGAAGTCCGACCGATAGATGTCGCCGGCGCAGAAGCAGAAATTCAGCGGGCGATCGCAGTGGCGAAACAGGCAAAGGCTAACTTAGATCAGGCTTATGTAAAATCACCCAAAGATGGCGTGATATTTGACATTCATACCCGCTCAGGTGAAATGGTATCAAATGACGGCATTATCGAGATTGGACAAACCAACCAGATGTATGCCGTTGTGGAAATTTATCAAAGCGACGTGAGCAAAGTCCAACCTCAGCAACGGGTGCGAATCTCAAGTAATTCTCTATCAGGTGAATTAGTCGGAACAGTAGATTGGGTGGGCTGGAAAGTGCAACGGCAAGATATTATCAATAGCGATCCTACGGAAAATATTGACTCCAGAGTTGTGGAAGCTCATGTAAAACTTGATGAAGCATCCAGCCAAAAAGCCGCCAAATTTACCAATTTACAAGTCAAGGCGGTGATTGAACTGTGA
- a CDS encoding NAD(P)/FAD-dependent oxidoreductase produces the protein MTIDYDLVIIGGSLAGRYAALAATQLKATVALVESQVNCGFSQHQALSEISKIVHNLNDMAGLGIHTTQANTCKKHQVSVTWPEAKLYTQGVVSNIQEQHSLSNLAAQGVDVILGRGQFQSLPYLAFAVNQRLLRGRTYLLASGSVLCLPEIEGLQTTGYLTLSNIWRSLKQTTLPQNWVIIGGVPQSIEVAQTLARLGCNVTLVVKSASILPYADSEIAHLLQAQLEVDGVRVLTQKPITQVKLIEGKKWVQAGDKAIETDEILVATGQQPNVESLNLAAVAVKWQQHRLVVNNKLQTTNHRIYACGDVIGGYDFTNVANYEARIAVKNALFFPRFPVEYRCIPWALNSHPTLAEVGLTEAQAKRQFKPDEVLVLRQYYKTVTAAQLRDETTGICKLIVLRNGEILGASILGAEAGELINLITLAMSQKISVKQLANLSSVYPSFSEIIENTAKEWSQQKLNSNPALQDFLEGFFHFRRNWNL, from the coding sequence GTGACGATTGATTACGACTTAGTAATTATTGGTGGCAGTCTGGCCGGACGTTATGCAGCCCTAGCTGCAACCCAACTCAAGGCTACTGTGGCTTTGGTAGAGTCTCAAGTAAATTGTGGGTTTAGTCAACACCAAGCTTTGAGCGAAATCAGCAAAATCGTCCATAACCTGAATGATATGGCTGGTTTGGGGATTCACACCACACAAGCTAATACTTGCAAAAAACATCAAGTATCTGTGACATGGCCAGAAGCCAAGCTGTATACTCAGGGCGTTGTGTCCAATATCCAAGAACAGCACTCTCTGTCCAATTTAGCCGCTCAGGGTGTCGATGTGATTCTTGGCAGGGGTCAATTTCAATCTTTACCCTATTTAGCTTTTGCGGTCAATCAACGCTTGTTGCGGGGGCGTACCTATTTACTCGCTAGTGGTTCGGTTCTGTGCCTTCCAGAAATTGAAGGATTACAAACCACAGGCTATTTAACTTTATCGAATATTTGGCGATCGCTCAAGCAAACGACTTTACCCCAAAATTGGGTAATTATTGGCGGTGTTCCCCAAAGTATTGAAGTAGCTCAAACTCTGGCGCGCTTGGGTTGTAATGTAACTCTAGTAGTCAAATCTGCATCCATTCTGCCCTACGCTGACTCAGAAATTGCCCACCTGCTGCAAGCACAGTTAGAAGTTGATGGTGTGCGGGTTCTCACCCAAAAACCAATAACTCAAGTCAAACTAATTGAAGGTAAAAAGTGGGTTCAAGCTGGAGATAAGGCCATTGAAACTGATGAGATTTTAGTAGCAACTGGACAGCAACCAAATGTTGAGTCTCTCAATTTAGCGGCTGTAGCTGTGAAATGGCAGCAGCATCGCTTGGTTGTGAATAATAAATTGCAGACTACAAACCATCGCATTTATGCCTGTGGTGATGTGATTGGTGGTTATGATTTTACCAATGTTGCTAATTATGAAGCTAGAATTGCCGTCAAAAATGCCCTCTTTTTTCCCCGATTTCCAGTTGAATATCGGTGTATTCCTTGGGCGTTAAATTCTCATCCCACTTTGGCGGAAGTGGGTTTAACTGAGGCGCAAGCAAAACGTCAATTTAAACCAGATGAAGTTTTAGTTTTGCGACAATATTATAAAACAGTAACAGCAGCCCAATTGCGGGATGAAACCACAGGTATATGTAAATTAATTGTACTCCGCAATGGGGAAATTTTGGGTGCTTCTATATTGGGGGCTGAAGCGGGGGAGTTAATTAATTTAATTACTTTGGCTATGTCCCAAAAAATTTCAGTGAAACAGTTAGCAAATTTATCTTCTGTCTATCCCAGTTTTTCAGAGATTATCGAAAACACAGCTAAAGAATGGAGTCAGCAAAAGTTAAATAGCAATCCGGCTTTACAAGACTTTCTCGAAGGCTTCTTTCATTTTCGCCGCAATTGGAATTTGTAA
- a CDS encoding TetR/AcrR family transcriptional regulator gives MKKKQPKTNQGQRLLSPEKVDAIFAGAMQEFLANGYAATTMDKVTAAAGVSKTTVYSYFQDKERLFIALIERLAQENYQAVFNLQDPQFLEGEPQTVLRRLATNVLARINDQQEMLNLVRLIIGESGRFPLLAQEFVRNIDKPALELLTQYFTNHPELQLPDPEVAARIFVGTLIHFCIIQNMLHSHQLLPMERDRLIDQLINLLTSNQTPKPPAVNQYSGTLQKSPRRKRTASGQFKMDYGREPKHLRSMRLTDTAWEKLAELAAENNLTRSEAIEIFARKGTLDDQNSQR, from the coding sequence ATGAAAAAGAAACAGCCAAAAACTAATCAGGGACAGCGTTTGCTGTCACCAGAGAAAGTTGATGCGATTTTCGCTGGTGCTATGCAAGAATTTTTAGCAAATGGCTATGCAGCCACCACAATGGATAAGGTGACAGCAGCAGCAGGAGTATCCAAAACAACTGTCTACAGCTACTTTCAGGATAAAGAACGATTATTCATTGCCCTGATTGAGCGACTAGCACAGGAAAATTATCAGGCAGTATTTAATCTCCAAGACCCGCAGTTTCTCGAAGGAGAACCTCAAACTGTGTTGCGCCGTTTAGCAACCAACGTTTTAGCGCGGATTAACGATCAACAAGAAATGTTGAATTTAGTGCGACTAATTATCGGCGAATCTGGACGTTTTCCGTTGCTGGCGCAAGAATTTGTGCGTAACATAGACAAACCAGCTTTGGAACTGCTGACGCAATATTTTACAAACCACCCAGAACTGCAACTACCTGATCCAGAAGTGGCGGCGCGGATTTTTGTGGGGACATTAATTCATTTCTGTATTATTCAGAATATGCTACATAGTCACCAGTTGTTACCAATGGAGCGCGATCGCCTCATTGACCAACTAATTAACTTACTAACTAGTAATCAGACTCCCAAACCGCCAGCTGTCAATCAGTACTCAGGTACTCTTCAGAAATCACCAAGGCGCAAGCGTACTGCGTCGGGTCAATTTAAGATGGATTATGGTCGTGAACCCAAACATCTCAGGTCTATGCGACTAACAGATACAGCATGGGAAAAGTTGGCAGAATTGGCAGCTGAAAATAATTTGACCAGAAGTGAGGCTATCGAAATTTTTGCCCGTAAAGGTACTTTAGATGATCAAAACTCCCAAAGATAG
- a CDS encoding RNA-guided endonuclease TnpB family protein gives MTFRLYPNEKTESILRDHRKLHKDLYNAAVNNRFTQYQKFNHKVDYFEQQNCLPAFKKVWIEYKELPSHALQATLKRVDFAFERWFKGLAKRPRFKSIRHYSGWTYPDCAGFKVESNGENGYLNLSKVGSIQMRGQAKYWGKPTTCTILYRNGKWYASITVNVLEQVLKPEILPVGAIGIDLGCKSALSITDGENHQQIDAPKFLRNAEQKIKKVSKEKRRKRAPNRNKRIKASRRFKKVQTRVSKILRKVANQRQNWVHQVAIEIVSSNSFVATEKLEVKNMTSQAKKGKRKKQKAGLNKSILDVGFGMLRSTIKYKVEQIGGVFVEVPTKKVKPSQTCPKCGHQHKKTLDVRIHECSVCLYVQDRDIAAAEVMLYWAKGILPGLGTSLVDADLSSSTSRTRKQAGSMRQLGEKKRQKSQSNFAKNKLEDVETSNSGEAS, from the coding sequence ATGACTTTTCGGCTATACCCAAACGAGAAAACTGAATCAATTTTGCGGGATCACCGAAAGCTCCACAAGGACTTGTATAATGCCGCAGTAAATAACAGATTTACTCAATATCAAAAGTTCAACCACAAGGTTGATTATTTTGAGCAACAGAATTGTCTACCTGCGTTTAAAAAAGTTTGGATAGAGTACAAAGAACTCCCCAGCCATGCACTGCAAGCAACCTTAAAGCGTGTTGACTTTGCTTTTGAGCGTTGGTTTAAAGGATTGGCTAAACGTCCCAGATTTAAATCAATCAGGCATTATTCAGGATGGACTTATCCAGACTGTGCAGGTTTTAAGGTAGAGTCCAATGGAGAGAACGGGTATCTCAATTTATCTAAAGTTGGGAGTATTCAAATGCGTGGACAAGCTAAATATTGGGGAAAACCAACTACTTGCACCATTCTTTATCGCAATGGTAAATGGTACGCCTCAATTACTGTTAACGTATTAGAACAAGTTCTCAAGCCAGAGATTCTACCAGTTGGTGCTATTGGTATTGATCTAGGGTGTAAATCTGCTTTATCAATTACTGACGGTGAAAATCATCAACAAATTGATGCCCCCAAGTTCTTGAGGAATGCTGAACAGAAGATCAAAAAGGTATCTAAAGAAAAAAGACGTAAACGCGCACCCAACAGAAACAAGAGAATCAAGGCTTCTAGAAGGTTCAAGAAAGTTCAAACTAGAGTTAGTAAGATACTTAGAAAAGTTGCTAACCAACGTCAGAACTGGGTACACCAAGTTGCGATAGAAATTGTCAGCAGTAATAGCTTCGTCGCCACAGAGAAACTAGAAGTAAAGAACATGACCAGTCAAGCTAAAAAAGGCAAGCGTAAAAAGCAAAAAGCAGGTTTGAATAAGTCAATACTAGATGTTGGTTTTGGAATGCTACGCAGCACCATCAAATACAAAGTAGAACAAATTGGTGGTGTGTTTGTAGAAGTTCCAACCAAGAAAGTAAAGCCTAGCCAAACCTGTCCTAAATGTGGACATCAACACAAAAAAACACTAGATGTACGAATACATGAGTGTTCTGTTTGTTTGTATGTTCAAGATAGGGATATTGCTGCTGCCGAAGTTATGCTTTATTGGGCAAAAGGTATTCTACCGGGGTTAGGAACTAGCCTCGTAGACGCTGATCTTTCTAGCTCTACCTCACGCACCCGCAAACAAGCAGGAAGTATGAGGCAACTAGGGGAAAAGAAGCGTCAGAAATCTCAAAGCAACTTTGCTAAAAACAAGTTAGAGGATGTAGAAACCTCTAACTCAGGCGAAGCCAGTTAG
- a CDS encoding CRR6 family NdhI maturation factor: protein MTITITLDTDYVTNLDISPVFKVIEPLLQEKAIASHEQQLSFDIKYALEPGDPRELSEIPELRLWFVRLDAKYPWLPFLLDWKSGEFARYTAMLVPHQFSAKEGIQYNPEALEIFLMHKIFILGDWLKQQGIPSPSRLKSMAQMLGYDLDDTFFEIFS from the coding sequence ATGACAATCACGATCACACTCGATACTGACTACGTTACCAATTTAGATATTTCACCTGTCTTCAAGGTGATTGAGCCACTGCTGCAAGAGAAGGCGATCGCATCTCACGAACAGCAACTGAGCTTTGATATAAAATATGCTTTAGAACCTGGAGACCCCCGCGAACTTTCCGAAATTCCAGAGTTGCGCCTGTGGTTTGTGCGTTTGGATGCCAAATATCCCTGGTTACCATTTTTACTCGATTGGAAATCTGGCGAATTTGCTCGTTATACTGCCATGCTTGTACCACACCAATTCAGTGCTAAAGAAGGTATTCAATATAATCCCGAAGCTTTGGAAATATTTCTGATGCACAAAATTTTTATCTTAGGTGATTGGCTAAAACAGCAAGGTATCCCCAGCCCATCGCGGTTAAAGTCTATGGCGCAAATGCTCGGTTATGATTTAGATGATACCTTTTTTGAGATATTTTCTTAA
- a CDS encoding HU family DNA-binding protein, producing MNKGELVDAVSEKASVTKKQADAVLTAALETIVEAVSSGDKVTLVGFGSFESRERKAREGRNPKTNEKMEIPATRVPAFSAGKLFREKVAPPKEPKEPKE from the coding sequence ATGAACAAGGGTGAATTAGTTGATGCTGTGTCTGAAAAGGCTAGTGTGACCAAAAAACAAGCGGATGCTGTCTTAACTGCGGCTTTGGAAACGATTGTCGAAGCTGTCTCTTCTGGCGATAAAGTCACGCTAGTTGGATTTGGCTCCTTTGAATCACGCGAACGTAAGGCTCGTGAAGGTCGTAACCCCAAAACTAATGAAAAGATGGAAATCCCTGCCACCAGGGTTCCAGCTTTCTCTGCTGGTAAGCTGTTTAGAGAAAAGGTTGCACCCCCAAAAGAACCCAAAGAACCAAAAGAATAG
- a CDS encoding sulfite exporter TauE/SafE family protein → MIEQWKIAVTMVFGSMIAGGTSMGGGAVAFPVLTKVLQVPAHEARVFSLAIQTIGMGSASLTIVAMGTPLEWKFIRWVSLGGVPGIIISAVFLAPMIPSNVIKICFTIMISSFAIILLFLNRSKTQPNIVIQSWGKWERNVSFFVGIIGGMISGLVGSGMDIFAFSVMVLLFGVCEKVSTPNSVVLMAINTAVGFFLHKFILGNFVEPVSNYWLAAVPVVVVGAPLGAMLCTLLNRTTVIWVLMGLIFVELVSSLLLVPLTLPVIYTAIFALILFLSMFFWMYRARKLLVVKNMP, encoded by the coding sequence ATGATTGAACAATGGAAAATCGCTGTAACTATGGTCTTTGGTTCAATGATTGCTGGTGGTACAAGTATGGGTGGGGGAGCAGTAGCCTTTCCAGTTCTGACTAAAGTGTTGCAAGTTCCTGCACATGAGGCTAGAGTTTTTTCCCTTGCTATTCAAACTATTGGTATGGGGTCTGCATCCTTAACTATTGTGGCAATGGGTACTCCCTTAGAGTGGAAATTTATTCGTTGGGTAAGTCTGGGAGGTGTTCCAGGAATTATTATTAGCGCAGTTTTTTTAGCTCCCATGATCCCCTCGAATGTAATCAAGATTTGTTTTACAATCATGATTAGCAGTTTTGCGATAATTTTGTTATTTTTAAACCGTAGTAAAACTCAGCCAAATATAGTTATACAATCATGGGGAAAATGGGAACGAAATGTATCTTTTTTTGTAGGAATAATAGGGGGAATGATTAGTGGTTTAGTCGGGAGTGGAATGGATATTTTTGCTTTTTCTGTAATGGTATTATTGTTTGGTGTTTGTGAAAAAGTCAGTACTCCCAATTCTGTAGTTTTAATGGCAATTAACACTGCTGTAGGCTTTTTTCTGCACAAATTTATTTTAGGAAATTTTGTCGAACCTGTTAGTAATTATTGGTTGGCAGCAGTACCAGTAGTTGTGGTTGGTGCGCCATTGGGTGCAATGTTATGCACTTTATTAAATCGCACAACAGTTATTTGGGTACTCATGGGCTTAATCTTTGTGGAGTTGGTTAGTTCACTTTTACTGGTTCCTCTCACTTTGCCTGTAATTTATACGGCTATATTTGCATTAATTCTATTTTTGTCGATGTTTTTTTGGATGTACAGAGCTAGAAAATTATTAGTTGTAAAAAATATGCCTTAG